Proteins found in one Subtercola endophyticus genomic segment:
- a CDS encoding NUDIX domain-containing protein, with protein sequence MPIVSSGILLYRGPADAPEVFIARMGGPFWPASKVRAWSLPKGLNEGDEESLATARREFREEVGVDAPPLPYELLGDFRQKSGKIVRVFTARADAPGADGVVPHAASLAFVGSNTFSTEWPPRSGRQQEFPEIAEARWLPLAEAANLLVEGQVAVLDALRQHLGGA encoded by the coding sequence ATGCCTATCGTGAGTTCGGGCATCCTGTTGTATCGCGGCCCCGCCGACGCCCCCGAGGTGTTCATCGCGCGCATGGGCGGGCCGTTCTGGCCCGCTTCGAAGGTGCGTGCGTGGTCTCTGCCGAAGGGGCTGAACGAGGGCGACGAAGAGTCGCTCGCCACGGCCCGGCGCGAGTTTCGCGAAGAAGTGGGGGTGGATGCCCCACCACTCCCCTACGAACTGCTCGGCGATTTTCGGCAGAAGTCGGGCAAGATCGTGCGCGTGTTCACCGCGCGCGCCGACGCACCGGGCGCCGATGGCGTCGTGCCGCACGCCGCCTCCCTCGCCTTCGTCGGCAGCAACACCTTCAGCACCGAGTGGCCCCCGCGCTCGGGGCGCCAGCAGGAGTTTCCCGAGATCGCCGAGGCCCGTTGGCTGCCGCTGGCCGAGGCGGCGAACCTGCTCGTCGAGGGTCAAGTCGCAGTGCTGGATGCCCTGCGGCAGCACCTCGGCGGCGCCTGA
- a CDS encoding SOS response-associated peptidase, protein MRTRFALTETPDRLAAVFGASASSTTGWKPSYKFAPARKIIIVRRQPQLQPHSQLQPHSQLQHSPAHADARGDARELITASWGFTPTWLTGEVPPIIRVGMERILSNGYFHDAFLNRRCLIPMLGYYDWQNTPDGNVQSYFVRGPGQVLAAMGVYNVRENGSRPHVSVALVTRDTGSTLDDRVPSVLDEPLWGEWLGGGTPALDDRGAEDLLARVTTRSHDLAETLTRTRVGDTINSPYARDAVSLISPLRMRA, encoded by the coding sequence ATGCGCACCAGATTCGCCCTCACCGAAACCCCTGATCGACTTGCAGCCGTCTTCGGGGCGTCGGCATCGAGCACAACAGGGTGGAAGCCCTCGTACAAGTTCGCTCCGGCGCGCAAGATCATCATCGTGCGCAGGCAGCCGCAGCTACAGCCGCATTCTCAGCTACAGCCGCATTCTCAGCTACAGCATTCTCCGGCGCACGCGGATGCCCGGGGTGACGCGCGCGAGCTGATCACCGCCTCGTGGGGTTTCACCCCGACCTGGTTGACCGGGGAGGTACCGCCGATCATCCGTGTCGGCATGGAACGCATTCTCAGCAACGGCTATTTTCACGATGCGTTTCTCAATCGACGGTGCCTCATCCCCATGCTCGGATATTACGACTGGCAGAACACCCCCGATGGCAACGTGCAGTCGTACTTCGTTCGGGGCCCCGGCCAAGTACTTGCCGCCATGGGCGTCTACAACGTGCGTGAGAACGGATCGCGGCCGCACGTGTCGGTGGCCCTGGTCACCCGAGACACCGGATCGACCTTGGATGATCGGGTGCCGTCGGTGCTCGATGAACCACTCTGGGGCGAATGGCTCGGTGGCGGTACGCCGGCCCTCGACGACCGCGGCGCAGAAGATCTGCTGGCGCGCGTGACGACTCGCTCCCACGACCTCGCCGAGACGCTGACGCGCACCCGGGTCGGAGACACCATCAACTCGCCCTACGCCCGCGACGCGGTGAGTCTCATCTCACCGCTGCGGATGCGGGCGTAA
- a CDS encoding nucleoside deaminase yields MVTHMKSALSIALPAWLIDELATLPSTLATGEERMALVNELAARNYVEGNGGPFAALVADRQTGEIISVGVNVVLSSGLSGAHAEFMALSLAQAAVGSWDLGADRERELELVVNWRPCVMCYGSTLWSGIRHLVVAGAGPELEQLTGFDEGPMRDDWAEQFEARGISVTQNVGREAALAVFAAYGRSNALVYNARGGDGVVIPES; encoded by the coding sequence ATGGTGACCCACATGAAGTCGGCGCTTTCGATCGCATTGCCAGCCTGGTTGATCGACGAACTGGCCACCCTGCCGAGCACGCTCGCTACAGGCGAGGAGCGCATGGCGCTGGTGAACGAGCTCGCCGCGCGCAATTACGTCGAAGGCAACGGCGGCCCGTTCGCGGCGCTGGTCGCCGACCGCCAGACCGGCGAGATCATCTCGGTCGGCGTCAATGTCGTGCTGTCGTCCGGCCTCTCGGGCGCGCACGCCGAGTTCATGGCACTGAGCCTCGCGCAAGCCGCTGTGGGCAGCTGGGATCTCGGCGCCGACCGTGAGCGCGAGCTCGAACTGGTGGTCAACTGGCGCCCGTGCGTCATGTGTTACGGCTCGACACTGTGGTCGGGCATCCGTCACCTCGTGGTGGCCGGAGCGGGCCCCGAACTCGAGCAGCTCACCGGGTTCGACGAAGGGCCGATGCGTGACGACTGGGCCGAGCAGTTCGAGGCGCGCGGCATCTCGGTCACCCAGAACGTCGGGCGAGAGGCGGCGCTGGCGGTCTTCGCGGCCTACGGTCGGTCGAACGCCCTGGTGTACAACGCGCGCGGCGGCGACGGCGTGGTCATTCCCGAGAGCTGA
- the lpdA gene encoding dihydrolipoyl dehydrogenase encodes MAAHYNVVILGAGPGGYVAAVRAAQLGLSVAIVEKQYWGGVCLNIGCVPAKTLLRNAELAHIFYSEADTFGISGDVTFDYGVAFDRSRKVADGRSKGVHFLMKKNKVTEYDGRGAFVDAHSLNVELTAGGSETLTFDNAIIATGSTVRLLPGTSLSENVVTYETLIMQRELPASIAIVGAGAIGIEFAYVLANYGVEVTIIEFLPRALPNEDADISKEVEKQFKKLGVPILTSTRVETVVDNGSSVTVSYVDKNGAPGQIEADKVLMSIGFAARVDGFGLENTGVELTERGAIAIDEYMRTNVPGIYAIGDVTAKLQLAHVAEAQGIVAAETIGGAETMPLGDYRMMPRATFCQPQVASFGLTEQQARDEGYDVKVSTFPMTANAKAHALGEPSGFVKLVADATYGELLGGHLIGHDVSELLPELTLAQKWDLTANELARNVHVHPSLSESMQDAFHGLVGHMINL; translated from the coding sequence GTGGCCGCTCACTACAACGTCGTCATTCTGGGAGCCGGGCCCGGCGGGTACGTCGCCGCTGTGCGCGCCGCGCAGCTCGGTCTGAGTGTGGCGATCGTCGAGAAGCAGTACTGGGGTGGCGTGTGCCTCAACATCGGCTGTGTTCCCGCGAAGACACTGCTGCGCAACGCCGAGTTGGCGCACATCTTCTACTCGGAGGCCGACACGTTCGGCATCTCGGGTGACGTCACGTTCGACTACGGCGTCGCATTCGACCGCAGCCGCAAGGTGGCCGACGGGCGTTCTAAAGGCGTGCACTTCTTGATGAAGAAGAACAAGGTCACCGAGTACGACGGTCGCGGCGCCTTCGTCGACGCTCACTCGCTGAACGTCGAGCTGACGGCCGGGGGCTCTGAGACGCTGACGTTCGACAACGCCATCATCGCCACCGGCTCGACCGTGCGACTGCTGCCCGGCACCTCGCTGAGCGAGAACGTCGTGACCTACGAGACCCTGATCATGCAGCGCGAACTGCCTGCTTCGATCGCCATCGTGGGCGCCGGGGCCATCGGCATCGAGTTCGCCTACGTGCTGGCCAACTACGGCGTCGAGGTGACCATCATCGAGTTTCTGCCGCGCGCGCTGCCGAACGAAGACGCCGACATCTCCAAAGAGGTCGAGAAGCAGTTCAAGAAGCTGGGCGTGCCCATTCTCACCTCGACTCGCGTCGAGACCGTGGTCGACAACGGCAGCTCGGTCACCGTCAGCTACGTCGACAAGAACGGCGCCCCCGGCCAGATCGAAGCCGATAAGGTGCTGATGTCGATCGGCTTCGCCGCGCGCGTCGACGGCTTCGGCCTTGAGAACACCGGCGTCGAGCTAACCGAGCGCGGCGCTATCGCCATCGACGAGTACATGCGTACGAACGTGCCCGGCATCTACGCCATCGGCGATGTCACCGCGAAACTGCAGCTCGCGCACGTCGCCGAGGCGCAGGGCATCGTGGCGGCAGAGACCATCGGCGGCGCCGAGACCATGCCGCTCGGCGACTACCGCATGATGCCGCGCGCCACGTTCTGCCAGCCGCAGGTGGCGAGCTTCGGTCTCACCGAGCAGCAGGCGCGCGACGAGGGGTACGACGTGAAGGTGTCGACCTTCCCGATGACGGCGAATGCCAAGGCGCACGCCCTCGGCGAGCCCAGCGGTTTTGTCAAACTCGTCGCCGACGCGACCTACGGTGAGCTGCTCGGCGGGCACCTCATCGGGCACGACGTCTCCGAGCTGCTGCCCGAACTCACCCTCGCGCAGAAGTGGGACCTCACCGCGAACGAACTCGCCCGCAACGTGCACGTGCACCCGAGCCTCTCGGAGTCGATGCAAGACGCCTTCCACGGGCTCGTCGGCCACATGATCAACCTGTGA
- a CDS encoding ATP-binding cassette domain-containing protein: MESAVAEPTSATREPVLSLRGVSKGFGAVRALTDIDLDIYPGEVVAIVGDNGAGKSTLVKILAGVHPQDSGTIKFDGQIVTIPTPTASRALGIATVFQDLALCDNLDVVSNLFLGREIVHGVALDEEEMEQRSWSLLRQLSAKIPSVRIAVASLSGGQRQTVAIARSLIGEPSVVILDEPTAALGVAQTAEVLNLVERLRERGLGVLLISHNMADVQAVADRVAVLRLGRNNGDFHVADVSYEEIISAITGATDNVVTRRASAHAVDAAADNAAATAVAVEAPAAAANAPAAPSAGAVSEPLPNNATGIDDASTNDQSEETR, from the coding sequence ATGGAATCCGCCGTCGCTGAACCCACGAGTGCCACGCGTGAGCCCGTTCTCTCGCTCAGGGGCGTCTCGAAGGGCTTCGGTGCCGTACGCGCCCTGACCGACATCGACCTCGACATCTACCCAGGAGAGGTCGTCGCCATCGTGGGCGACAACGGCGCGGGCAAGTCCACGCTCGTGAAGATTCTGGCGGGGGTGCACCCGCAGGACTCCGGCACCATCAAGTTCGACGGCCAGATCGTCACCATTCCGACCCCGACCGCCTCTCGCGCGCTCGGCATCGCCACGGTGTTCCAAGACCTCGCTCTGTGCGACAACCTCGACGTCGTCTCGAACCTCTTTCTCGGTCGTGAGATCGTGCACGGCGTGGCCCTCGACGAAGAAGAGATGGAGCAGCGCTCCTGGAGCCTGCTGCGCCAGCTCTCTGCCAAGATTCCGTCGGTGCGTATCGCTGTGGCCTCGCTCTCCGGTGGTCAGCGCCAGACCGTGGCCATCGCCCGATCGCTCATCGGCGAGCCCAGCGTCGTCATTCTCGACGAGCCGACGGCCGCCCTCGGAGTGGCCCAGACCGCCGAAGTGCTGAACCTCGTCGAGCGCCTGCGTGAACGCGGCCTCGGCGTGCTGCTCATCAGCCACAACATGGCCGACGTGCAGGCCGTCGCCGACCGCGTGGCCGTGCTGCGTCTCGGTCGCAACAACGGTGACTTCCACGTCGCCGACGTGAGCTACGAAGAGATCATCTCTGCCATCACCGGTGCCACCGACAACGTCGTGACCCGGCGCGCCAGCGCCCACGCCGTCGATGCAGCGGCTGACAACGCAGCGGCTACCGCCGTCGCCGTCGAAGCTCCTGCCGCTGCTGCGAACGCGCCAGCCGCGCCCAGTGCGGGTGCAGTGAGCGAACCCCTGCCCAACAACGCAACAGGTATCGACGACGCCAGTACCAATGACCAGAGCGAGGAGACCCGCTGA
- a CDS encoding FKBP-type peptidyl-prolyl cis-trans isomerase, with translation MRKIALFAAAAAVALALAGCSSAGSSATSTPAAGGCTLTAPGANSAAVKATGALDTLPVTTFTAPMTATATERTVLINGTGDQVTDGSVATVDFTLYNGTSGQQLFTTTDAEVGSQDITVDAAKFLPGIVKAVDCATVGSRIVAVVPPADAWGESGNTTLGVAATDTVVFVLDVKAVAAAPTATATPTPTLDPNMPLKATGADQTPVAGLPTVAIAPDGTPTVTIPSTPPPTTLQVETLKLGTGAKVGDGDSVTVQYQGVNWTTGKVFDQSWGSQPATFTTDAVIKGFSAALVGYTVGSQVLVVIPPDQGYGEAGQASAGISGTDDLVFVIDILATAAA, from the coding sequence ATGCGCAAAATCGCCCTTTTCGCCGCGGCAGCCGCCGTCGCCCTCGCTCTCGCGGGCTGTAGCTCTGCGGGCAGCTCCGCCACGTCGACGCCGGCGGCGGGTGGATGCACGTTGACCGCCCCGGGCGCCAACTCCGCCGCGGTCAAGGCCACCGGCGCCCTCGACACCCTCCCGGTGACGACGTTCACGGCACCGATGACGGCAACGGCCACCGAGCGCACGGTGCTCATCAACGGAACCGGCGACCAGGTCACCGACGGCTCTGTCGCGACGGTGGACTTCACTCTGTACAACGGCACCTCTGGCCAGCAGCTGTTCACCACCACCGATGCCGAGGTCGGTTCTCAAGACATCACGGTCGATGCGGCGAAGTTCTTGCCGGGAATCGTGAAGGCCGTCGACTGCGCCACCGTGGGGTCGCGCATCGTGGCCGTCGTTCCTCCGGCCGACGCCTGGGGCGAGAGCGGCAACACGACCCTCGGCGTCGCGGCTACCGACACCGTCGTTTTTGTGCTCGATGTGAAGGCCGTCGCAGCCGCACCGACTGCGACCGCCACCCCGACGCCCACACTCGACCCGAACATGCCTCTGAAGGCGACCGGCGCCGATCAGACACCCGTGGCCGGCCTGCCGACCGTGGCGATCGCCCCCGACGGCACACCGACTGTCACCATTCCGAGCACACCGCCGCCGACCACCCTGCAGGTCGAGACCTTGAAGCTCGGCACCGGCGCGAAGGTCGGCGACGGCGACAGTGTCACCGTGCAGTATCAGGGCGTGAACTGGACGACGGGCAAGGTGTTCGACCAGAGCTGGGGCAGCCAGCCGGCGACGTTCACTACCGACGCCGTGATCAAGGGCTTCTCGGCTGCGCTGGTGGGCTACACCGTCGGATCGCAGGTGCTCGTCGTGATTCCGCCCGACCAGGGCTACGGCGAGGCCGGCCAGGCCTCAGCCGGCATCAGCGGAACCGACGACCTCGTGTTCGTCATCGACATTCTCGCGACGGCCGCGGCCTAA
- a CDS encoding cation diffusion facilitator family transporter: MVVVLAFIANILVALAKTAAAAVTGSASLVAEASHSWADAGNEVFLLVADKRSARSSDDEHPLGYGREAYVWSLLAAVGVFTVGAVISVMHGVQELFNPEPASNFGIAYAVLGVSAVLEGASLVQSLVQARRGASKYQRDPVDYVVNGSDATLRGVVAEDSAAIAGLVIAFVGILLHQVTGNPAYDSIGSILIGLLLAGVAIILINQNRRYLVGLNPPERFRVGAGKQLLAVPEISRVTYLHLEFVGPGRVFLVAAVDLTGDLPEEQVAVRIRRIEKEIEKDELIQQAVLTLSVSDEPSLVF, encoded by the coding sequence ATGGTCGTCGTACTCGCGTTCATCGCGAACATTCTGGTCGCGCTGGCGAAGACGGCTGCTGCCGCCGTCACCGGATCCGCCTCGCTCGTGGCCGAGGCGTCGCACTCATGGGCCGATGCGGGCAACGAGGTGTTCTTGCTCGTCGCCGACAAGCGCTCGGCGCGCTCGAGTGATGACGAGCATCCACTCGGTTACGGGCGTGAGGCCTACGTGTGGTCGTTGCTGGCAGCCGTCGGCGTGTTCACCGTGGGGGCCGTCATTTCGGTGATGCACGGGGTGCAGGAGCTCTTCAATCCGGAGCCGGCGTCGAACTTCGGCATCGCGTATGCGGTGCTGGGCGTGTCGGCAGTGCTCGAGGGCGCCTCACTCGTGCAGTCGCTGGTGCAAGCCCGGCGCGGCGCCTCGAAGTACCAGCGCGACCCGGTCGACTACGTCGTGAACGGTTCGGATGCCACGCTGCGCGGTGTCGTCGCCGAAGACTCTGCGGCCATCGCCGGTCTGGTGATCGCGTTCGTGGGCATTCTGCTGCACCAGGTCACCGGCAACCCCGCATATGACTCGATCGGGTCGATACTGATCGGGCTGCTGCTGGCGGGCGTCGCGATCATCTTGATCAACCAGAACCGGCGTTACCTGGTCGGGCTGAATCCGCCCGAACGGTTTCGGGTGGGAGCTGGCAAACAGCTTCTCGCGGTGCCCGAGATCTCGCGCGTGACGTACCTGCATCTCGAGTTCGTCGGGCCGGGCCGGGTGTTTCTGGTGGCGGCCGTCGATCTCACGGGCGACCTGCCCGAGGAGCAGGTTGCGGTGCGCATCCGCCGCATCGAAAAAGAGATCGAGAAAGACGAACTGATACAGCAGGCGGTGCTCACGCTCTCGGTGAGCGACGAGCCGTCACTGGTGTTCTGA
- a CDS encoding sugar ABC transporter substrate-binding protein, with amino-acid sequence MKIATTRAVIATAALLLAAGSLTACSNGSSNGSSNATATASSAKIGLLLPDSVTARYESADKPYFEAKVTALCPDCTVLYANADGDASKQQQQAESMLTQGVNVLVLDPFDGEAAAAIVGEAKAKNVPVISYDRLIDSPDSSAYISFDNEKVGQLQGQALVDELKKTGVAAGSGIIMVNGSPTDNNATLFKKGAHSVIDTSGYKVLAEYDTPGWDPAQAQTWVAGQITQFGSQIKGLYAANDGTAGGAIAALKGANVSPLPPVTGQDAELAGIQRILSGDQYMTVYKALKPEAEQAATLAVALAKGQAINGTSETATAKGAKIASFLLVPVAVTVDNIESTVVADGFYTAAQICTPDYAAACATAGIK; translated from the coding sequence ATGAAGATCGCCACCACGAGAGCGGTCATTGCCACGGCCGCGCTCCTGCTCGCAGCCGGCTCGCTCACAGCATGTTCGAACGGATCATCGAACGGTTCGTCGAACGCGACGGCAACCGCATCAAGCGCCAAGATCGGCTTGCTGCTCCCCGACTCTGTCACCGCTCGCTATGAGAGCGCTGACAAGCCGTACTTCGAGGCCAAGGTCACCGCCCTGTGCCCCGACTGCACGGTTCTCTATGCAAACGCCGACGGCGACGCTTCGAAGCAGCAGCAGCAGGCTGAATCGATGCTGACGCAGGGCGTCAACGTTCTGGTTCTCGACCCGTTCGACGGCGAGGCCGCAGCAGCCATCGTCGGCGAAGCCAAGGCGAAGAACGTGCCGGTCATCTCGTACGACCGCCTCATCGACAGCCCCGACTCGTCCGCCTACATCTCGTTCGACAACGAGAAGGTCGGGCAACTCCAGGGCCAGGCTCTGGTCGACGAGCTGAAGAAGACCGGCGTTGCCGCCGGATCGGGCATCATCATGGTCAACGGTTCGCCGACGGACAACAACGCCACCCTGTTCAAGAAGGGCGCCCACTCGGTCATCGACACGTCGGGCTACAAGGTTCTCGCCGAGTACGACACACCCGGATGGGACCCGGCACAGGCTCAGACCTGGGTCGCCGGCCAGATCACGCAGTTCGGTAGCCAGATCAAGGGTCTGTACGCCGCGAACGACGGCACCGCAGGTGGCGCCATCGCAGCACTCAAGGGCGCGAACGTCAGCCCGCTGCCTCCCGTTACCGGTCAAGACGCTGAGCTCGCTGGTATCCAGCGCATCCTCTCGGGCGACCAGTACATGACCGTCTACAAGGCACTCAAGCCGGAAGCAGAGCAGGCGGCCACCCTGGCTGTCGCGCTTGCCAAGGGCCAGGCCATCAACGGAACCAGCGAGACCGCAACCGCAAAGGGCGCCAAGATCGCTTCGTTCCTGCTGGTACCGGTTGCCGTCACCGTTGACAACATCGAGAGCACCGTCGTCGCCGATGGCTTCTACACCGCCGCACAGATCTGCACGCCAGACTACGCAGCGGCTTGCGCCACCGCCGGCATCAAGTAA
- a CDS encoding ROK family transcriptional regulator — translation MEDQRRTPGSQTSLREANRARIVDAIKKHGGLTQVELAGATGLSPATVSNIVKEGVGTGLLHTATITRSGRRAQHVTLAHTLGLFVGVHFSTRHMRIALADAAHTVVAEHHMPLAKDHRADNELDKTTLLLADMLESVDATMPEILAVGIAVPAPMDRETGTTARSGIMRGWDGVDVAEVMQRRLKRPVYVDNAANLSALAEFRLGAARGKSNSVTLDIGDGIGAGLILNGAIFRGHNGVAGEFGHTTILEDGPLCRCGNRGCLEAIAGGPALLDNLRDELGTVKLNDVVLRAMSGESTSMRALADAGRHIGVAAANLCNLLDPERIVVGGELARAGELLLGPLRHAVERSIIVGRDLMPEIVQGQLGARAATLGAAVYAVDSVNIVPEDRSA, via the coding sequence GTGGAAGACCAACGGCGCACTCCGGGATCACAGACTTCACTTCGTGAAGCCAACCGGGCTCGAATTGTCGACGCCATCAAGAAGCATGGCGGCCTGACCCAGGTCGAACTCGCCGGGGCTACGGGCCTGTCTCCCGCCACGGTGTCGAACATCGTCAAAGAGGGCGTCGGCACAGGCCTACTGCACACCGCGACCATCACACGAAGCGGTCGACGCGCTCAGCACGTCACCCTCGCCCACACGCTGGGCCTCTTCGTCGGCGTGCACTTCTCGACCCGGCACATGCGCATCGCGCTGGCCGATGCCGCCCACACTGTGGTGGCCGAACACCACATGCCGCTTGCAAAAGACCACCGCGCCGACAACGAACTCGACAAGACCACACTGCTGCTGGCCGACATGCTCGAATCAGTGGATGCAACGATGCCCGAGATTCTCGCCGTGGGCATCGCCGTTCCCGCCCCCATGGACAGGGAGACCGGAACGACAGCCCGCAGCGGCATCATGCGCGGCTGGGACGGCGTCGATGTCGCAGAGGTGATGCAGCGCCGGCTCAAGCGCCCCGTCTACGTCGACAATGCCGCGAACCTCTCGGCGCTCGCGGAGTTCAGACTCGGGGCCGCGCGAGGCAAATCCAACTCCGTCACTCTCGACATCGGCGACGGCATCGGGGCCGGGCTGATACTGAATGGCGCCATCTTTCGGGGCCACAACGGCGTCGCGGGCGAATTCGGGCACACGACCATCCTCGAAGACGGGCCGCTGTGCCGCTGCGGCAACCGGGGGTGCCTCGAGGCCATCGCGGGCGGGCCGGCACTGCTCGACAACCTGCGTGACGAACTCGGCACCGTCAAGCTCAACGACGTCGTGCTTCGTGCCATGTCGGGCGAATCGACATCGATGCGCGCCCTTGCCGATGCCGGGCGGCACATCGGCGTCGCGGCAGCGAATCTCTGCAATCTTCTCGACCCCGAGCGCATCGTGGTCGGCGGCGAACTGGCGCGGGCCGGCGAATTGCTGCTCGGCCCGTTGCGGCACGCGGTCGAGCGCTCGATCATCGTCGGCCGAGACCTGATGCCCGAAATCGTTCAGGGCCAGCTCGGCGCCCGAGCCGCCACCCTGGGGGCCGCGGTTTACGCCGTCGACAGCGTGAACATCGTGCCCGAAGACAGAAGTGCTTAA
- a CDS encoding sugar ABC transporter permease, whose protein sequence is MTTTPTETPAERAADLQDERLVRTEGVRGAVLAFRQRVRGGDLGSLPVVIGLIVICAIFQILNPNFLSANNLVNLTLQCAAVGTISIGIVLVLLLGQIDLSVGSVSGLAAAILGVGLTQQNWPVAIAIIVALVVGAAIGYLYGLLFTRFGVPSFVITLAGLLAFLGLQLKILGPTGSINLPYDSWIVQFATSAFLPPWAAYALAFIAAAGLFFGDIRRASRRRKAGLSTGALSVTLIKAILLLIVLVAAVAYLATDRGLGASFLLFVLLVIIMNFFLTRTRWGRSVFAVGGSVEAARRAGIKVNRIYITVFILCSTFAALGGLLASARLTSASLSSGGGDTNLNAIAAAVIGGTSLFGGRGSAYSALLGILVIQSISSGLTLLNLDSSIRYMITGAVLLLAVIIDSLSRRSRASHGQA, encoded by the coding sequence ATGACTACCACGCCCACTGAAACACCGGCAGAGCGCGCAGCCGATCTGCAAGACGAACGTCTCGTGCGCACCGAAGGCGTGCGCGGTGCCGTACTCGCCTTCCGCCAGCGCGTTCGCGGCGGTGACCTCGGGTCGCTGCCCGTCGTCATCGGTCTGATCGTCATCTGCGCGATCTTCCAGATTCTCAACCCGAACTTCCTCTCGGCGAACAACCTGGTCAACCTCACCCTGCAGTGTGCGGCCGTCGGCACCATCTCCATCGGTATCGTGCTCGTGCTGCTGCTCGGCCAGATCGACCTGTCGGTCGGTTCGGTCAGCGGTCTGGCCGCGGCCATCCTCGGTGTCGGCCTCACCCAGCAGAACTGGCCCGTGGCCATCGCCATCATCGTCGCTCTCGTCGTCGGTGCTGCGATCGGTTACCTGTACGGTCTGCTGTTCACCCGATTCGGCGTTCCCAGCTTCGTCATCACCCTGGCCGGTCTGCTCGCCTTCCTGGGCCTGCAGCTGAAGATTCTCGGTCCGACAGGCTCGATCAACCTGCCCTACGACTCGTGGATCGTGCAGTTCGCCACCTCGGCGTTCCTGCCGCCGTGGGCCGCTTACGCTCTGGCGTTCATCGCCGCGGCCGGCTTGTTCTTCGGTGACATCCGCCGCGCAAGTCGTCGTCGTAAGGCCGGCCTGTCGACCGGTGCGTTGTCGGTCACGCTGATCAAGGCGATTCTGCTGCTGATCGTGCTGGTCGCGGCCGTCGCCTACCTCGCGACCGATCGCGGTCTGGGTGCATCGTTCCTGTTGTTCGTGCTGCTCGTGATCATCATGAACTTCTTCTTGACCCGCACCCGCTGGGGCCGCTCGGTCTTCGCGGTCGGTGGTTCGGTGGAGGCCGCGCGTCGAGCCGGTATCAAGGTGAACCGCATCTACATCACAGTGTTCATTCTCTGTTCGACCTTCGCCGCCCTCGGCGGTCTGCTCGCGTCGGCTCGTCTCACCAGCGCAAGCCTCTCGTCGGGTGGTGGCGACACGAACCTGAACGCCATCGCCGCCGCCGTCATCGGTGGTACCAGCCTCTTCGGTGGTCGCGGCAGCGCGTACTCCGCTCTGCTCGGCATTCTGGTCATCCAGTCCATCTCGTCGGGCCTGACGCTGCTCAACCTCGACTCGTCGATCCGATACATGATCACGGGTGCGGTTCTGCTGCTCGCCGTCATCATCGACTCGCTGTCACGGCGTTCACGGGCCAGCCACGGCCAGGCGTAA
- a CDS encoding SDR family NAD(P)-dependent oxidoreductase, translated as MKGKVAIVTGASKGIGLAIVQALVAEGAHVVAGARSSSAAIDELVADGSVTFVAVNLAEVDAAAALVSAAGGRVDILVNNVGATKTRVGGFLSVTDDEWLESLTLNLLAAVRTTRAVLPGMIEAGAGNIVNVASVNAFLPDPAVIDYSAAKAAQLNFAKSLSKEVGPHGIRVNSVSPGPVETDLWLGAGGVAATVSAASGVDPAAVAASAVAGSATQRFTHPSEVADVVLFLAGDRASNITGANITIDGGLVTTL; from the coding sequence CAGGCGCTAGTCGCCGAAGGCGCGCACGTGGTCGCGGGTGCTCGGTCGTCGTCGGCGGCGATCGACGAGCTGGTAGCCGACGGGTCGGTGACGTTCGTGGCGGTGAATCTGGCCGAGGTGGATGCCGCGGCGGCGCTGGTTTCGGCGGCGGGCGGTCGCGTCGACATTCTGGTGAACAACGTCGGTGCCACGAAGACCCGCGTGGGCGGTTTTCTGAGCGTCACCGACGACGAGTGGCTGGAGTCGCTCACCCTGAACCTGTTGGCGGCAGTTCGTACGACGAGGGCGGTGCTGCCGGGCATGATCGAGGCGGGGGCGGGAAACATCGTGAACGTCGCTTCGGTGAACGCGTTTCTGCCCGACCCGGCGGTCATCGACTACAGCGCGGCGAAGGCGGCGCAGCTCAATTTCGCGAAGTCGTTGTCGAAGGAGGTCGGTCCGCACGGCATCCGGGTGAACAGCGTGAGCCCCGGCCCCGTCGAGACCGACCTGTGGCTCGGAGCCGGGGGAGTGGCGGCGACGGTGTCGGCCGCGAGCGGGGTCGACCCGGCGGCGGTCGCGGCCTCGGCGGTCGCCGGATCGGCGACCCAGCGATTCACCCACCCCTCCGAGGTCGCCGACGTGGTGCTCTTTCTCGCCGGCGATCGTGCCTCGAACATCACGGGTGCGAACATCACCATCGACGGCGGTCTCGTCACCACCCTCTAA